GAATTTGCATAAATAGTCCACGTATGTGGTACGCTACCACCTGTTGGCATAAAACTTCCATCTGTTACAAATAAGTTTTTCAAATCATGACTCTGACAATATTTATTTAATACAGAAGTTTTTGGATTATCACCAAATCTACAACCACCTGCTTGTAAATTTTGAGAAGGCAAAGGTGAAATATTTGCATCAATATTTTTTGCACCCATCTGTTTTAAAACTTTCATAGCTTTTTTTGCTAAAAATTTCCCAACTTTTACATCTTGTTTATGGGCACCAATTCTTATATTTGCAACAGGAACACCATATTTATCTTTATACTTTTCATCTATACTTACAAAACAATCATCATTTGGCATCCAATCTGTAAAAACTTCGAAAGTAAGAACTCTTTTTTTGGTAAAATTTTCATGAAGTTTATCTTGTAAAGCTTTTCCATAAAGTAGATTTCCATTATCATCACGTTTTAAGCTATTTGCACGCCTTATTGGGTTTGCATGTTCAAATAAAAAGTCAACTGTTCCACCTTTAAAATCATTAGTATAATACCAATCTTTTAGTGCTCTATTTACAAAAAAACCTTGTGTAAATAGTTCTTCTTTTGTTAAATTTGATTCATCAAATTCACCACTTCCAATTCCTCCACCAGTAAAGACCATATTTCGTCCTACTTGATTTGAAGAATTTGCCAAACCATTTGGATAAAACTTATTCTTAGAGTTTAAAAGAAGTCTTGAACTCTCAACTGCTTGAGCTGCCATAACAAAAAGCTTCGCTTCAACTTCTTTTTTAGTGCCCTCTTTTGTAAAATAATAAGCTTTTGTAACCTCATCTTTTGAACTATCAAGTTTATATACAAATGCTTCAGCTTTAATTGTAAGATTTCCCGTTTGTAAAGCATCAACTAAAAGTGAAGCTCGTGAACTTCCCTTTGCACCACTAGAACAAGCATAGCTCCCACAATAGTTTGAATAATAACAGGGGTTTCTTTTATCTTTTGCAGTTGATATTATTGCTCTTGGAACTTTATAAGAAGTATATTTTAAATTTTTACAACTCTTATCAAAAAGATTTACAATAGGATGTTCTTCTAAAGCAGGATAAGCATACTCCTTTGTGCTTCTTGGTTCATGGTGTTTATATTCTGTAATACTTCCTGAAACCCCTACTCTAGACTCTACTTTTGTATAATAAGGCTCCATATCTTCATATGAGATTGGCCAATCTTCTATGTTTGCACCTTCAACTTTTCCATATACTGTTTTTAATTTAAAATCATTAGGTTTTAATCTATGAAAATATCCACTCATAAAGTTTGATGAGCCACCTAAAATATTTCCATTCCAAAAACTCCATCCAGTTTCATAGGTAGGAAACTTATACCACTTACCATCAATTTTTTCTTCAATAACATGATATTCATCTTTTAATTTTGGAGTTACAATATAACGTCTAACAAAGGCAATCTCATCTTTAGAAAAGTCTTTCTCACTATAAATAGCACCCTTTTCTAAAATAAGAACTTTTTTTCCTGCCTTTGTTAACTCATATGCAATTGGGCCAGCTCCTGCTCCACTTCCTATAATACAAATATCATATTTCATCATACTACTTTTGCATACTTATATTTTGGTTGAGGACGACCAGTTTGATGATTCAAACTCTTCCAAGCTATTTCATTTTTATTTCCACCATAAATAGGATCGCTTAACATTGCTTCTATTCCATAATATACAAGTCTAGTAAGCCACTCTTGTCCATATTCACTATTATTTGTTCGTTCTATTATATTTTCTTTTTGTTCTTGGGTACTTTTTAAGAAGTTTGGAAAAGAGTCATTAAAATCAAGAGCACCTTGTAAAATATACTCCCTATCATCCATATCAAAAGATTTATATTTTGAATTTATTTGTAAATAAGAAGTTGCGTTAAACTCTTTTGCACTAGGCATTGTCTTAGTTTTTGGGAAAAGAATATCAAAGACATTATCAATGATTAACCAAGAGAGAGTATTATCAGCTTTAAATTCTTGTGAGTTTAAAACAGTACTAGCTCCTAAAATAGAACTTGTAACTATAAATTCACGTCTTTTCATACTTATTAAACCTCATCTCATTATTTCATATACTTTATATATAAACTTATATTTAAAACTAATAAACTGATTAAAACTCTATATTCTAATATTACAAATACATAGAAGAAAGACTTATATTTTTTTTAGCTTCTCTCTCTTTAGTAGGTAACACATCCAAACTTGGCCAATTGCCATCAATCAAACACTTAGCATAGGGTTTACACATCTTTGCTTCATTCATAGCATCAACAGAAGCTTGATAATCATATATTAATCTATGCCAGCTTATTTCAATCCCTTGCACAGTTGTATCTAGAATCATATACCAACCATCAGGAGTAGCATCATTTGCAGGCATACCAATTACTCCAGCATTTAGCCAATAACCATTTTCCAATTCTTGTCCAAATGGAATACCACAATGACCACCTATAATTACATCACTTGATACTTGTTCTAACTGCTCTTGTTTACAATTAATATCACTACTTGCAAAAACAAACTCGTTGATACTTTCAACAGAACCATGCACCACATGAAATTGTTTATTTGCTAGGCTAAAATGCAATTGCCGAGGTAATAATCCCATCCACTTTTTATGGGAAAGAGGTACATGTTTATTTGCATAATTGTACCATTCAATAGATAATAAGGAACACGCACTATTTTTATCAAATCCACAACCACAGTCATCTGAATTTGCTGATAAAGATTCTTCACAGTTGCCCATAACTACATGACAACCCCAATCTTGAATCAAGTTAACAGTTTCTTCTGGCTGAGCACAATAAGCAACTAAATCACCTGTACAAATCACACGATCAGAAGTAATATTACGAGCATCTGCAATAGCTTTTATTGCTTTTGTTGCAGCAAAATTGCTATAAGGTCCACCAAATACTAGTAAAGGAGCTTGCAGTTCACCTAAATCTTTAATCATTTGATACCTTTGCAGGAGAAGCTTGAAGTTGTTTTTGACTTAATTTACCAATAAAGAATAGTAAACAACCTCCAATCATTACAACAATACAAATCCACAATAACTTGGTATATTTATGTACATCACCTAGTAAAGCCGTATGCCCTGATGATTCTGTAAAATACAATATCGCACCAGTAATTGCCAAGATAAAACTACCTAAATAGCTCCAAACTGGAATATCTCGATTATTGCCCCATAGACTAAAAAATATTACCGGAATAAGATACATAGAAGCAGTTCCACTTACTGCTACAGCACTAAATAAGTCTTTATTTCCAAGAAATACCATAGCTAAACCTAAAAGCATAAAAACTGTCATTACAATTCTTCCATTACGAATATTTACTTCCATAAAACGCATATCAATTACTATCATTTTTGCTGAACTTGTCAAAGTACTATCCAATGTTGACATGGCAGAAATAACTAAAGAAGCACTAAATAAGAACATCGGTATTTCACCTAATAACCTACTAAGTGCTTGATTCATATTTTCACCATCAAAGGCATTAGCTCCTGCAATGATACCCAATGAACCAAAGGTAATAATACATATAGTACTAATCCAACCAGCATGTAAAAAACTACGTTTAGTTGTTTCACGATCAGCAAGAAAACCACGATCCATCATCACAGGGTCATGCATTGGATAACTCCAAACTTGAAGTAAAGCAACAATTAATAAAATAGGACCTGGTTCAGAAATATCAAAAGGTTTAAAAGTAAGAATATCAGTAGTAAAGTGACCTTCTCCTACAACTAAAAATACAAGTATTACTAGCACAGCTAAAAAGATAAGCATCTGATAGAAATCAGTACGTAATGAAGCTTGCAAGCCTCCTAACATTGAATACACTAATGTAACTAGGGCTAAGCCTACAACTGCTAAGGTATATGCTTGTGAACCTGCAACACCAAAAAGAATACCAATAACCAATAGGTTAGCAAATACTTCACTAATCAAACGAATACCAATTACAAAGTTATAACAACGTGTACCCCAAGAACCAAAACGGTCAAATAAAAAAGATTGAACACTATCATAACCATGCTCAAAACGTAAATTATCAATAATTTTACCACCTGTAAGAAAGGATAAATAATATGCAGCATAAGCAAGTGTTCCCCAAATACCATAATAAAATCCTAAAATAGCAGCATTTAATAAAGACCGTGCAAAAATCCAAGTTGTTACTTGAGAAAAGATTAGAGTCAATAAACCAGGAGCAAGACCTTGGGCATTTTTACCTTTGAAAAAACTATTTTCATGAGTTACACGACGAGATATAAAAATTGAGAATAATGCAAGAGTAGATACTAAAATAGCTAACCATATTTCCATTCAAAAATTCCTTTTTTGATTTTTCAAACTATAATAAAAATATGTTTAGTTATTGTAAAGTAATATTAAAAACCCTTGACTAGTAACTATAAAGTGCTTTATCTACCTTATCCCAAGTTAGATTGTCTTCACTTTTTTGTCCTTTAAACATATTGTAAACATATCTAGCAAACATATCAGTTTCTAGATTTACTTTAGTACCTACTTTGTATCTTTTAAAAAGTGTATTTTCTATAGTATGAGGAATAATTGTAAGTCTAAAAGAGTCTTTCATCACCTCATTTACAGTTAATGAAACTCCATCAATAGTAACACTTCCTTTAGGAATAATATATTTAGAATATTCACTTGGCAAAGAAATAAAAAAATCTGTAGAATTTCCACTGTTTTTTATACTTGTGATTGTTCCTAAACAATCTACATGTCCTTGAACAATATGTCCTTCAAATCTATCACCCATCATCATTGCAGGTTCAATATGAACTTTTCCTCTATAATTTTCCATTGCAAGTATTTTTTGTGACTCAGGAGATAATTCTACAGTAAAAGTATCACTTGTAAATCTAACTACTGTAAGACAAGCACCATTAACAGCAATAGAGTCTCCAAGCTTTGGTGAGTATTTAGCTTTTAAAGTTAAAAAGCTATTTTTTAAGCTTAAAACCTCAGCCATTTCACGAATTAATCCAGTAAACACATAAATCCTTTAGCAAAATTGTAGTAAAGTTCGAAATATTTGGTATAATACCGAAAAATTATTGAGAAGCTAATTTTTACACTTTCCAAAAGATATAATCAAATTTTCAAAAACTTTTCAATATACAAAAAAAAGAAATAGCCAATAGGCTAATAATAGATAGGATAATTATGAGTTATGATATTATCGTTGTAGGTGGAGGACACGCAGGAATTGAAGCCTCTTTAGCTGCAGCAAGAATGGGTAAAAAAACCCTACTTATTACAATGTTAGTTGAGCAAATTGGAGCTGCTTCATGTAACCCAGCTATTGGTGGACTCGCAAAAGGTCACTTAGTACGTGAACTTGATGCAATTGGTGGAGAAATGGGACTTTGTACTGATGCAACTGGTATTCAATTTAGAATATTAAATGCAAGTAAAGGTGCAGCAGTTCAAGGAAGTCGTGCTCAAATTGATATGGACAAATACAGAGAGTATATGAGAAAAGTTTGTCATAATACTCCAAATTTAGAAGTATATCAAGATGAAGTAACTACTCTACTAGTAAAAGATGTCAATGAAGTTTATGGAGTAAATACTAAACTTGGTGAAGTTTTTGAAGCTAAAAAAGTAATCATTACTACTGGTACTTTCATGAGAGGACTTATTCACATAGGTGAAAATACTTATGATGCAGGACGTGCTTGGGAATTACCATCTTCAACATTATCAATACAATTAAAAGAGCTAGGTTTAAATGTAGGAAGACTAAAAACAGGAACACCTGCAAGAATAGATTCAAACTCTATGAACTTTGATTTAATGGAAGCTCATGGTGGAGATGAAAAACCAACTCCATTCTCTTTTAGAACAGATAAATCAAACTTCAACCCAAAACAATACCCATGTTATATAACATATACAAATCTTGGAACTCATGGAACTATCACATCAAACTTTGATAGAGCTCCTCTTTTTACAGGTCAAATTCAAGGAAGTGGGCCTAGATACTGTCCAAGTATTGAAGATAAGGTAAATAGATTTGCTGAGAGAGAAAGACATCAATTGTTCCTAGAACCACAAACTGAAATGTGTACAGAATACTATATAAATGGTCTTTCTACTTCTTTACCTATTGATGTTCAAAAAGAAATGATTCATTCAATTCAAGGTCTAGAAAATGCAAAAATCATAAGATATGGATATGCTATTGAGTATGACTATGTAGACCCAACAGAGTTAAAACACACTCTTGAAACTAAAAAAATCAAAAACCTTTATAATGCAGGTCAAATAAATGCAACAACTGGTTATGAAGAAGCTGCTTCTCAAGGTTTTATGGCAGGGATTAATGCAGCACTTGCAATTGATAAAAAAGAACCATTTATCCTAAGACGAGATGAAGCTTATATTGGTGTATTAATAGATGATTTAGTTACAAAAGGAACAAATGAACCATATAGAATGTTCACTTCTCGTGCTGAATATAGACTTCTTTTAAGAGAAGAAAATGCTGATTTAAGACTAACAAAATATGGTCATGACTTAGGATTAATTGATGATGAGCAAATGTCAAAAGTTGAATTTAAAAGAAAAACCTTAAAAGATGCAACTGAGTATATGGCAGAAGAATGGTTTACATCTAAAAAAGAAAATCTTGAATTGCTTGACTCTTTAGGTGAAGATAAAATTAGAGATAGAGTTAAACTTATTGATATTATTGGAAGAAATACTGTTACAACTGAAAAGTTTGATAAAATCATTCCAAGTTTAGCCAATACAGATGATTATTTAAAAGAACAAATCATCATAGAAGCTAAATATTATAGATATATTAAAAAACAACAAAAACAAATTGAAAAAATGAAAAAAATGCTTCAAATGAAAATCCCTGAAAACTTTGATTACAAAGTTATCCCAGGATTATCAAATGAAGTAGTTGAGAAATTAGAGAAATTTAATCCACCAACACTTTTTAATGCAAGTGAAATATCTGGAATTACACCTTCTGCAATTGATATTATTCATATGTATATAAATGTAAAAAATAAGAAATAAGCTTTTTCATAAGATAAACTTATAATAGCTTATGTTAATCATAAGCTTAGTTTATATATAATTTTAAAAAAAATGACAGGAATGTGACATGGAAGCTAAAAATAGCGCATTAAAAAAAACTTCATATAGAATAAAAAGATATTATGCTTATATTCTTGCAACAGTAATATCTTTATCAGTTCCATTTATAACTATCAATGGAAATCATTTATTTTTACTATCATTTGATAAAAAACAATTTCATTTAATGGGTGTCGCATTTGATATGCAAGAGCTATATTTGATGCCGTTTTTATTAATGCTTCTATTCTTAGGAATTTTTGCTGCAACTGCGCTTGGTGGTAGAGCTTGGTGTGGATGGGCCTGTCCCCAGACAATATTTAGAGTTGTATATAGAGATTTAATAGAATCAAAACTATTAGGTCTAAGAAGAATTAAAAATAAACAAAAAGAACCAGATTGGAGTAAAGCAGAAAATGCTTCTAAAAAATTAGTCGCAATAATCATTTGGTCAGCCTTATCTTTAATAGCATCTGCAAACTTCATGTGGTATTTTGTTCCCCCAGAAGATTTTTTTGCCTATATGGAAAATCCTTCTGAACATATGCTTTTAATAGGTATAGTTTTATCTACAGCTGCATTTTTAATATATGATGTTGTTTGGCTAAAAGAAGATTTCTGTATTTATGTTTGTCCATATTCAAGAGTTCAATCAGTTTTATATGATGATGATACTTACCAAGCTATTTATTCTACAAATAGAGGTGGAAATATCTATAATGAAGATAAAGAAAAAATCATTTTTAAAGCAAAAGATTTACCAGAACAAGCAAATGAGTGTACAACATGTGAGTCATGTGTAACTGTTTGTCCTACACATATTGATATTAGAAAAGGGATGCAATTAGAATGTATCAACTGTCTAGAATGTGTAGATGCCTGTACAACGGTAATGGGAAAACTAGGGAAAGATTCCCTTGTACAATGGTCAAGTACTAGTGCTATAGAACAAGGAAAGCCTACAAAACTTATTAGAAAAGCTACTATTATGTATGCGGTTTCATTAGTTTTAATTTTAGGACTTCTTTTTGTTATGGGTGGAAAAAAAGAGTACATGCTTTTAAATGTAAATAAAACAACACAATTATATAAAATAAAAGAGAATAATCTAGTAGCAAATAACTTCTTATTCTTATTCCAAAATACAGATTCTAAGCCACATACATATGCTTTAGAAGTTGTAGATAATAATGATATAGAAATTGCTAGATTTAGACCATTTAAACTAAGCCCTAAGAAACTTGCTAAAAAAGTTGTAGTTTTACAAACTGATAAATTATTAGTAAATGATAAAACAAAAGATACACCTATTACTGTTACAATTAGAGCTTATGCAGTTGATGAACCTGAAAGAGTACAAGTATTTAGAAAAGCAGTGTTTATCTTCCCAAGAGCAGATAAACTAAAATAGTATTTACTAATTGAACTAAAAAAAAGGGGGGGAAGAAGATAAAACTTCTTCCCCCCCCTTTTTTATTTAAGAATATTAAAAAGGAATAGCAGTATCTATTGTTTCTCCTACTTCAGAAACAGAATCCCCTACAATATCTGGAGTAACAGTATTTAATACTGCTCCTGTAACTCTAAAAGGCAATGCAGCCACATCACCAACGATACAACCATTAAACAATACTATGATTAAAAATATTAAAAAAAAAGATTTCATTAAGTTCCTATGTTTTTTCTAGCGAAATTATATTTTAAATTATGTTAGAAAGATATTATTCAACTCTTTTCTTATTTATCTTCAATATCTAAAAAAAATCAATCTACTTAACTACATATTAACTTCTGCTTAGATATAATCGCGGAATATTTTATTATAAATTTTTAATTATTTTTTGGAGTTTTTTATTATGACTAAATTCATATTTGTAACTGGTGGAGTATTAAGTTCACTTGGAAAAGGTATCACTTCTGCATCTATTGCAACAATTTTAAAACAATCAGGCTTTAAAGTTTCTATGCTAAAAATTGATCCTTATTTAAATGTAGACCCAGGGACAATGAGTCCACTAGAACATGGTGAAGTATTTGTTACTGCGGATGGTGCAGAAACAGACCTTGATTTAGGAAACTACGAAAGATTTATTGATAAAACACTTACTGCTAAAAACTCTTTTACAACTGGTCAAGTTTACCAAAGTGTTATTAAAAGAGAAAGAGAAGGTGGGTATTTAGGTAAAACTATCCAAGTTATTCCTCACGTTGTAGATGAAATTAAAGATAGAATTTATGCAGCAGCAGACGAGCACGAATTTTTAATTATAGAACTTGGTGGAACAGTTGGAGATATCGAAGGTCTACCATTTATGGAAGCAATTAGAGCTATTAGACATGAACTTCCAAAGACAAATACAATGAATATCCATGTAAGTTTAATTCCATATATCAAAGCTGCTGGTGAACTTAAAACAAAACCAACGCAACACTCAGTTCAAGAGTTAAGAAGAATTGGTATTACACCTCATATGTTAGTATGTAGAACAGAGAGAACTTTACCTAAAAACTTAAAAGATAAATTAGCTTTATCATGTGATATTGATAGAAATGCAGTTATTGAAGCTGGCGATGCACAATCTATTTATCAAGTTCCATTACACTTTATCAAAGAAGGTATTTTAAATCCATTATCAGAGCATTTTAATATCAAAATCAAACCAAATATGGAAAGATGGGATACTTTAGTTAAAAATATTTTAGTTCCTCAAGATGAAGTTACAATTGCCTTTGTTGGTAAATATTTAGATTTAAAAGAATCATACAAGTCACTTATTGAAGCACTTATCCATAGTGGTGCGCACTTAAATACAAAAGTAAATATTCACTGGTGTGACAGTGAAAGAATTGAAGATGTTGGAGCATACGATATTATTGGAAACTCTGATGCGATACTTGTAGCAGGTGGATTTGGACATAGAGGTGTTGAAGGGAAACTAGCAGCAATTAAATACGCTAGAGAAAACAAAATTCCATATTTAGGAATTTGTTTAGGTATGCAATTATCAGTTATTGAATATGCTAGAAATGTACTTGGATTAGAAGAAGCTAACTCAATTGAATTTGATGAAAATACTCCAGACCCATTAATTTATTTAATTGATGAATTTATGGATCAAAGTGGAAATAAACAACTAAGAACACATAAATCACCAATGGGTGGAACAATGAGACTTGGTGAATATCCATTTGAACCACTAAAAGGTACAAACCTTCAAAAAGCTTATGGAAATGAAAAAATTTATTTCGAAAGACATAGACACAGATATGAAGCAAACCCAAAATATAAAGAAGCCTTAGAAAAAGCAGGTATGCTTATCTCTGGACAATCAGATGGGCTAATTGAAGCTGTAGAGATTGAAGATCATCCGTGGTTCGTAGGAGTTCAGTTTCACCCAGAATTTACTTCTCATCTAGAAACACCAAACCCAATTATTTTAGAGTTCGTAAAACAGGCAAATTCACATAGTTAATGTCTAAGATTACAAAATCAGAACTTTATAATCTACTTGAAGCAAGGCATCAGAATAACACCTATTCTCGTCTTGCAAACATTCCTGTTCCAGATAGTTTTAAAGATATCAAAAGAGCTACAAGCAGAATAAAAGAAGCAATTTCTAATAAAGAGCAAATAACAATTGTTGGTGACTATGATGTTGATGGAGTAGTTTCAACAACTATTATCGTAGACTTTTTCAATAAAATTGGAGTAAAAGTAAACTATATTATTCCAAATAGATTTAAACACGGATATGGTTTATCTCCTAAAATTGTTGATATGATAGATAGTGGTTTAGTTATCACTGTAGATAATGGAATCTCAGCAGTTGATGCGGCTCTAAAATTAAAAGACAAAGGTATCGATTTAATCATCACAGACCATCATACAGTAGGTGAAGAAATTCCAGATGCATATGCAATTATAAATCCAAAACAAGAAGATTGTACTTTTCCTTTAAAAGAAATCTGTGGAGCACAAGTTGCATGGTACCTTTGTGCTGCATTGAAAAAAGAATTAGATAAAAATGTAGATATGCAAGAATTTTTTGACCTTTTATGTGTAGCTATAATTGCAGATATAATGCCTATGACAAGTTTAAACTATACAATGGTTAAACACGGTCTAAAAAAAATAAAAACTTCTCAAAGACCTGCATTTAGAAAAATAAATGAAATGATGCAAAAAAAGTTTTATGTATCAGATGATGTAGGATTTACAATTGCTCCAAAAATAAATAGTGCAGGAAGAATGGATGATGCCTCAGTAGCATTATCTTTTCTTCTATCTCAAACAGACTATGAGGCAAATGAAGCTTTACAACTATTAGAAGAATTAAACTGTTACAGAAAAACTCTTCAAGAAGATATATCTCAAAAAGCAAATAGTGCTTCTAATCCAAACGATAATGCAATTATCGTTTGGGGAGAAGATTGGCATGAAGGTGTTATAGGAATTGTAGCTTCAAAGCTCTCTAATTCATTTAAAAAACCTGCTTTTATATTTTCAGTTAAAGATGGTATTGCAAAAGGAAGTGCTAGAGCAAATGCAAATATAAATCTTCACACAATTATAACTGAAACATCAGACCTATTATTAGGTTTTGGTGGACATAAAAATGCTGCAGGACTTTCTCTTAAAGCTTCAAACCTAGAAGAGTTTAAAAGTAGAATAAATAATCTACTAAATGTAGAACCAAAAGAATTACATATAGAACACAATGTTCTAGGTGAGCTTGATGTATCATGTGTAGATATAGAGTTTTTAAATATTATAGAAACATTTGAACCATATGGACTTGAAAATCATAGACCTATTTTTAAAATATCAAATTCTAAAGTTTTAAAATCACAACTTTTTGGACGAGATAAAAATCATTTAAAACTTACATTAAATAGTGATGGTTTTGTTTTTGAAGCATTAAGGTTTCATGCAGATAGAAAAATATTAGCAGATAATATAGATTTAGTAGTATCTATAAATAAAAATGAATTTAGAGGACAAATTAGCCCCCAATTTTTAATTCAAGACATTTTATAAGAACTATTATAAAACCATTGGAGAAGTTACGTGAATTCTTCTTCCTTTTTTTATTCCCTCTAATTCTAATATCTCATCATCAATAGATGTTCTTCCATTTGATGATGCTAAAATATTTCCATTTCTTATATCAATAAGCTTAATAAACACTATAAGATTTTGTGTTGTAATAGAATAAGTTCCAACAACTGCAAATTGTGAATCAACTTCTTTTTTATTTATTTCACTTTGTTTTCTTGTTAAAACATTTAATCCACGTTTTCCATACTGAAAATATTCACTTAATTCTACTTCTCTTACAATAATATCATTATTTAATAAAGA
This Arcobacter sp. LA11 DNA region includes the following protein-coding sequences:
- a CDS encoding GMC family oxidoreductase translates to MKYDICIIGSGAGAGPIAYELTKAGKKVLILEKGAIYSEKDFSKDEIAFVRRYIVTPKLKDEYHVIEEKIDGKWYKFPTYETGWSFWNGNILGGSSNFMSGYFHRLKPNDFKLKTVYGKVEGANIEDWPISYEDMEPYYTKVESRVGVSGSITEYKHHEPRSTKEYAYPALEEHPIVNLFDKSCKNLKYTSYKVPRAIISTAKDKRNPCYYSNYCGSYACSSGAKGSSRASLLVDALQTGNLTIKAEAFVYKLDSSKDEVTKAYYFTKEGTKKEVEAKLFVMAAQAVESSRLLLNSKNKFYPNGLANSSNQVGRNMVFTGGGIGSGEFDESNLTKEELFTQGFFVNRALKDWYYTNDFKGGTVDFLFEHANPIRRANSLKRDDNGNLLYGKALQDKLHENFTKKRVLTFEVFTDWMPNDDCFVSIDEKYKDKYGVPVANIRIGAHKQDVKVGKFLAKKAMKVLKQMGAKNIDANISPLPSQNLQAGGCRFGDNPKTSVLNKYCQSHDLKNLFVTDGSFMPTGGSVPHTWTIYANSFRVADYIKTIL
- a CDS encoding gluconate 2-dehydrogenase subunit 3 family protein; protein product: MKRREFIVTSSILGASTVLNSQEFKADNTLSWLIIDNVFDILFPKTKTMPSAKEFNATSYLQINSKYKSFDMDDREYILQGALDFNDSFPNFLKSTQEQKENIIERTNNSEYGQEWLTRLVYYGIEAMLSDPIYGGNKNEIAWKSLNHQTGRPQPKYKYAKVV
- a CDS encoding metallophosphoesterase, producing MIKDLGELQAPLLVFGGPYSNFAATKAIKAIADARNITSDRVICTGDLVAYCAQPEETVNLIQDWGCHVVMGNCEESLSANSDDCGCGFDKNSACSLLSIEWYNYANKHVPLSHKKWMGLLPRQLHFSLANKQFHVVHGSVESINEFVFASSDINCKQEQLEQVSSDVIIGGHCGIPFGQELENGYWLNAGVIGMPANDATPDGWYMILDTTVQGIEISWHRLIYDYQASVDAMNEAKMCKPYAKCLIDGNWPSLDVLPTKEREAKKNISLSSMYL
- a CDS encoding sodium:proline symporter — protein: MEIWLAILVSTLALFSIFISRRVTHENSFFKGKNAQGLAPGLLTLIFSQVTTWIFARSLLNAAILGFYYGIWGTLAYAAYYLSFLTGGKIIDNLRFEHGYDSVQSFLFDRFGSWGTRCYNFVIGIRLISEVFANLLVIGILFGVAGSQAYTLAVVGLALVTLVYSMLGGLQASLRTDFYQMLIFLAVLVILVFLVVGEGHFTTDILTFKPFDISEPGPILLIVALLQVWSYPMHDPVMMDRGFLADRETTKRSFLHAGWISTICIITFGSLGIIAGANAFDGENMNQALSRLLGEIPMFLFSASLVISAMSTLDSTLTSSAKMIVIDMRFMEVNIRNGRIVMTVFMLLGLAMVFLGNKDLFSAVAVSGTASMYLIPVIFFSLWGNNRDIPVWSYLGSFILAITGAILYFTESSGHTALLGDVHKYTKLLWICIVVMIGGCLLFFIGKLSQKQLQASPAKVSND
- the ribE gene encoding riboflavin synthase; translation: MFTGLIREMAEVLSLKNSFLTLKAKYSPKLGDSIAVNGACLTVVRFTSDTFTVELSPESQKILAMENYRGKVHIEPAMMMGDRFEGHIVQGHVDCLGTITSIKNSGNSTDFFISLPSEYSKYIIPKGSVTIDGVSLTVNEVMKDSFRLTIIPHTIENTLFKRYKVGTKVNLETDMFARYVYNMFKGQKSEDNLTWDKVDKALYSY
- the mnmG gene encoding tRNA uridine-5-carboxymethylaminomethyl(34) synthesis enzyme MnmG, whose translation is MSYDIIVVGGGHAGIEASLAAARMGKKTLLITMLVEQIGAASCNPAIGGLAKGHLVRELDAIGGEMGLCTDATGIQFRILNASKGAAVQGSRAQIDMDKYREYMRKVCHNTPNLEVYQDEVTTLLVKDVNEVYGVNTKLGEVFEAKKVIITTGTFMRGLIHIGENTYDAGRAWELPSSTLSIQLKELGLNVGRLKTGTPARIDSNSMNFDLMEAHGGDEKPTPFSFRTDKSNFNPKQYPCYITYTNLGTHGTITSNFDRAPLFTGQIQGSGPRYCPSIEDKVNRFAERERHQLFLEPQTEMCTEYYINGLSTSLPIDVQKEMIHSIQGLENAKIIRYGYAIEYDYVDPTELKHTLETKKIKNLYNAGQINATTGYEEAASQGFMAGINAALAIDKKEPFILRRDEAYIGVLIDDLVTKGTNEPYRMFTSRAEYRLLLREENADLRLTKYGHDLGLIDDEQMSKVEFKRKTLKDATEYMAEEWFTSKKENLELLDSLGEDKIRDRVKLIDIIGRNTVTTEKFDKIIPSLANTDDYLKEQIIIEAKYYRYIKKQQKQIEKMKKMLQMKIPENFDYKVIPGLSNEVVEKLEKFNPPTLFNASEISGITPSAIDIIHMYINVKNKK
- the ccoG gene encoding cytochrome c oxidase accessory protein CcoG, with the translated sequence MEAKNSALKKTSYRIKRYYAYILATVISLSVPFITINGNHLFLLSFDKKQFHLMGVAFDMQELYLMPFLLMLLFLGIFAATALGGRAWCGWACPQTIFRVVYRDLIESKLLGLRRIKNKQKEPDWSKAENASKKLVAIIIWSALSLIASANFMWYFVPPEDFFAYMENPSEHMLLIGIVLSTAAFLIYDVVWLKEDFCIYVCPYSRVQSVLYDDDTYQAIYSTNRGGNIYNEDKEKIIFKAKDLPEQANECTTCESCVTVCPTHIDIRKGMQLECINCLECVDACTTVMGKLGKDSLVQWSSTSAIEQGKPTKLIRKATIMYAVSLVLILGLLFVMGGKKEYMLLNVNKTTQLYKIKENNLVANNFLFLFQNTDSKPHTYALEVVDNNDIEIARFRPFKLSPKKLAKKVVVLQTDKLLVNDKTKDTPITVTIRAYAVDEPERVQVFRKAVFIFPRADKLK
- a CDS encoding DUF6726 family protein — its product is MKSFFLIFLIIVLFNGCIVGDVAALPFRVTGAVLNTVTPDIVGDSVSEVGETIDTAIPF